The genomic interval CTGTTCTGGCAGCAATTGGGGTGCCTGGTAAGTCATTATCAGCACGTACGGTGTAAGTAACAGAATGTTTAACTGTATTGCTGTTTGTGCTCTGAGCCTGGTAAATGTAGAATGTTATTCTTCACCGTTTTGTGATACAGTTAAAACTTCCATCCTTGTCCCATTGGTCAATGCACCGAGTAACTCACCCTCGCTCTGTGCTGAACTGTCGAGTCTGGGGTCTAAAtgtgtccttggtgctccctggccaggcaggggtaaaacaggcagggcgcacagtcctgagtgtaatccactgcctcctggtggaaagcgcgcctgttgtggagatcgggtgaggaaggaccgggtgagattgtcgtgtttcccgaggaccgatcgcctggggttccggagagcagattgtggctgtgtatcccggcatgagtcagtgtcttcaggatagAAGGACAGGGAACAAACGGAATACGCATGAGATAAATAAAAGATGTGACAGAAACTGTCCTCCTCACTCGAAGGTACAATCTTGTGTTCCCGTCAAATGTTCCTCTCAGATCATAATTATATTTCAGCAAAATGGCTTCACAGGACTTTTGATGTATTTGATGTTTAAAGTATTGTTTGGACTAGTTGAATGACGATGACTGTATACTTCAGTCCATgtgtgttattgtggagagtggggaAACCAGTCTTGACACTGGTTCGGGAGGGGGATTAGTTGGAGACCATGAGTGAGAGTTGGCGGTGATTTGTTCTTTTCCCGCGCGGCTCCTGGGATCGATCTCTTATTCCGAGGATCCGACTGTCCTTTGTTTTTCTCACGCCTTGTGCTGAGATATAAAGACTGGACCTGGTTATAACTGGAGCACGTTACAGAATTaaattccttgacatattgtgtcATGATCCATTCACAATACTCCACTGGAAACCTCATCTAATTAATTACTGAAAGATGACGGGCAGCAACTCAATACCAGGCTCgtgttttcaatgtattttctaaaatcaaagtctctggtattgtgtgggtCAAATCATTAGGTTTCTCCCCCGCATTACGATTTAAACCAAATCCAGAGTCACCTTGTCTGTATTTCCTGATTTAACTCGTCTTGTCGCCTTTCACTTTCATAGTTGGTGACGTCCTGCCCCGCGGACCTCCCAGTGTCGGAATCGACAAAATAAACTTAATCTCAAGGATCACAAGTGAGGACTCAGCTGTCGGGTGAGGGATCCCGGGGCCACCGTCACCCGAAAGGAACCTCCCAGAATGAGCTGCTCCTTCGGAACAGGAGGCAGAAGCCAAGGGGAAAAACCAATAAATAAACACAATCATAGCCCATGTACATCGGTTAAACTGAGAGCTCATTGATCAGCCCGGTTGgtgatttcactgtttctgtctctctctttctctcagtgaacttgctggcgattgtgatcctgtcccgtggaaagtgcggtctctccaaatgtatcactcgctacctggtggccatggcgacggcggatctcctggtgattgtctgtaatgtgatcttatatcggattgctcatctttattggggggacactttcctgctctacactcctgtttgcagattcattctcttcctggctccgactgccacagacagttctgtttggttaacggtcgcttttacctttgatcgttttgtagccattagttgtcagaagctgaaaacaaaatattgcatcgAGAAAACTTCACTTGTGATTATCGTGACTTTGAGCCCGCTGTTCGGTTTAAAGAACATTCCCCGGCCCTTTGTGTATATTCATTACCATACTGTTAACAATATACCGTGGGGTTGCCTTGTATCATCACAGTTTTATATTCTACCCACATGGATCGCATTTTCTTGGATTGAACAGCTGTTAACCCCGTTGCTtccattctgtttgattttattgtttaacgctctcaccgtcagacgcattttagtggccagtcgggCCCGAAGGAGCCTCCGGGACCTCAGCAATGGTGAGAATAACAAGGACACTGAGATGAAGAACCGCAGAAGGTCCATCGTTTTACTTTTTGCCATATCCGGCAGTTTTATCCTGCTCTGGATGACAACGGTcgtatattttttatattatcGAATTTCAGGCATCTTTAACCACCGATCTTTCTATAACCCTTTTGCAAACTTCGAACAAGCGGGAATTATGCTTCAGCTTCTGAGTTCCTGCACGAACACGGCCATTTACACAGTGACCCAgagtaagttcagagaggagctgctcaATGCGATTAAATATCCGTTTACACTAATTGGTAAATTGGTCAAATGAGGAAAACGGTTGAAGTGAAGCGGGAACTGACTTCCCAACATCACAActcaattccagatcacaattatcACCTCAATTTACCAAAGGGACTCAGCATCAGGGCCAACGATATCTCCTTTGAACTCATTTGTTGTCCAAAGTTAGATCAAAGTTCAATTTAACAGCACCCGACATAAAATGAACAAAACTTTTCTCAAAACATGTTCCTGTattcagatcattttttaaacacGTCCTCAGAGAGTCTGACCCGAAATGTAATTGTCCGGAGGAAGGGCTGTGAATTAGCGACTGGATATTAGTTTCCACCGGACCGGACTAATAATCGAGCCCCGCCTACAACATCTGTGGGGTTAATTCCCTTTCATTTCCGTTCCCCCTTAAAGCATTCCTGTAACTCCGATTGTCTGTGATATTTGAACAGCTGTTAATCCTCAATAGTCTGGGAATTACTGGTGTTGATCACACTCAAGGAATGTTTCGCTTTCAAATAAAACTCTGGCGCTGTTTTACAACAGCCGTTAAGTCTTTTTAACAAAATAAACGGGTTAATGAGCAGTCAAAATATCGGATCGAGGAATTTCACAGGATTAGATTAAATTTCCATCCGCCATTTCTTTAAATGGGAGGAGTGAGGCCGCCAGGTGGAAGGGTTTAACAGTCAGGattgaagaatcatagaatgatacagcacagaaagtggccattcgacccatcgtggctTGTACTGACTCTTtggaagagctttccaattagtcccactcccgcgaTCTTTCCCCATATCGctgcattttttctttttcaagtatacatccgattcccttttgaaagttactattgaatgtgtttccaccgccctttcaggcagtgcattccagatcacaacaactcactctgtaaaaaatgttttcctcatgccgcccctggttcttttgccaattaccttaaacctgcgtcctctggttaccgacccttctgccactggaaacagtttctccttctttattctatcaaaacccttcataatttagaacacctcaatcaaatctccccttaaccttctctgctctaaagagaacaaccccagtttctcgcGTCTCTCCGTGTAATTGAAGAGAGTAAGGCCGGGTTAGCTGGAGGCACTGCCCCAGAAGGGAGAAACAATGAATGAGGGAGTGCACAGAACGTCAGTGCTGGAGGATCAAAGGGAGTAGGACATGGAGATGTCGGGTTTGGCAGAGCTAGGAGAGGGCAAACCGTGGAGGGACTGACAGGGAATGTATTGAGGGACAGGAAAACAACGGCGGTCAATGAGAACCGAGAagcggaggagtgggagggtggaggaatggagaccggcagggaggtgattgaagaggtggaggagtgggagggtggaggtatggagaccggcagggaggggattgaagggatggaggagtgggagggtggaggtatggagaccggcagggaggtgattgaagagatggaggagtgggagggtggaggtatggagaccggcagggaggtgattga from Heptranchias perlo isolate sHepPer1 chromosome 35, sHepPer1.hap1, whole genome shotgun sequence carries:
- the LOC137301955 gene encoding probable G-protein coupled receptor 139, translating into MEQESVHEIEGGKSRRPIDCGRKKKLGEEAGLNCGTSIRIPLYSTERHRLHTEMRLSRFTEIEFVYYPVLAAIGVPVNLLAIVILSRGKCGLSKCITRYLVAMATADLLVIVCNVILYRIAHLYWGDTFLLYTPVCRFILFLAPTATDSSVWLTVAFTFDRFVAISCQKLKTKYCIEKTSLVIIVTLSPLFGLKNIPRPFVYIHYHTVNNIPWGCLVSSQFYILPTWIAFSWIEQLLTPLLPFCLILLFNALTVRRILVASRARRSLRDLSNGENNKDTEMKNRRRSIVLLFAISGSFILLWMTTVVYFLYYRISGIFNHRSFYNPFANFEQAGIMLQLLSSCTNTAIYTVTQSKFREELLNAIKYPFTLIGKLVK